The Pseudomonas nunensis genome includes the window GTCAGTTTGCGCAAGCGGCTCGGGTAGGAGGCGAAGGTGATGATTTCCATCAGGATCGCCAGGCCTTCCTGGGTCACCGTCGACGACGGCGGGCCCTTGGACAGGAAGGTGCAGATCGGCTGGTTCAAGCCGTTAAGGGTCGTGCCCACGTGCACCAGCCCTTCATGGACTTCCAGAGCGCGCACGTCACGTTCGTTGAACATCGCATCGGTGCGGATCTTGATGTAGTCGGCACCGGCCGCCGCATCGGCGACGATCCCGTCGGACTCGAACACCCGAATGGTTTCCTCGGCCTCGCCAAACACCTTGTTCAAGCGGGTTTGCAGCAAGTGCACGGCGTCCTTGGCAGTGAGGATTTTCGGCTCATCCTTCAGATCGCCACGGCCATCGATGTTGTTCAAGTAGTCGGACATCATCAGGCCAAGGTCGGCCAGGGTCGGGTCGCCGGCGTGGAACGCGTCGGACGCGGCGCCATACAACTCCTGGGAAATCAGGCCAAAATCCTCGGTGCCGCGCGCTTCGAGCATGCGCACCACCATCCGGTATTCCTTGCACATGCGCCGCATGATCTGGCCGACCGGGTTGAACTGACCGAGCTGGCGGGTGATGTCGCGCTCGATGTTCTGGAATTCCAGTTTGACCTTGCTGGAATCGAAGGACAGCGGCCGGTTCAGGTAATAGTCGCGGTCCACGGCCGGCATTTCCTTGCCCTTGCCCTTGAGAAAACCCTTGCGGATGCTGTCGTCCCACTTGACCGCATCGAGGACGCGAATCGGCGTCTGCGCCAGCACTATGCGATCGGACAAAATGCGTATCGTCTGCTGGTAATCGTCCACCCGAAACTCCTGTAGAAAAACCGTTAGGTGCTGGATTTATTTGGCTTTGGCCAGGCGCTGGTAGCGCACCGCTTCGACGAACACATCGGAATTGGCCGGATCGTCGAGGTAAGCGAAGACTTGGTTCATGCCAGTGTTGATCAGCACACCATCGCCATCGTCAGTCTGGAAGCCTTCACCGCTGAGGGCTTTTTGCCCCAAGGCCTGGTTGATTTGCTCGAGGTCGAGGTTGTAGACCA containing:
- a CDS encoding flavohemoglobin expression-modulating QEGLA motif protein; this encodes MDDYQQTIRILSDRIVLAQTPIRVLDAVKWDDSIRKGFLKGKGKEMPAVDRDYYLNRPLSFDSSKVKLEFQNIERDITRQLGQFNPVGQIMRRMCKEYRMVVRMLEARGTEDFGLISQELYGAASDAFHAGDPTLADLGLMMSDYLNNIDGRGDLKDEPKILTAKDAVHLLQTRLNKVFGEAEETIRVFESDGIVADAAAGADYIKIRTDAMFNERDVRALEVHEGLVHVGTTLNGLNQPICTFLSKGPPSSTVTQEGLAILMEIITFASYPSRLRKLTNRTRAIHMVEEGADFLQVFEFFREQGFEMAESYGNASRVFRGSVPNGLPFTKDLSYLKGFIMVYNYIQLAVRKGKLEQIPLLFCGKTTLEDMRTLRQLVDEGLVVAPKYLPDQFRDLNALSAWMCFSNFLNHLSLDRIEADYSNIL